From Pagrus major chromosome 18, Pma_NU_1.0, a single genomic window includes:
- the tmsb2 gene encoding thymosin beta produces MSDKPDMTEIARFDKTKLKKTETKEKNPLPTKETIEQERKGDATP; encoded by the exons ATGTCTGACAAGCCTGACATGACTGAGATCGCCCGTTTCGACAAGACAAAGctgaagaagacagagacaaaagagaaaaacccTCTGCCCACCAAAGAGA CCATTGAGCAAGAGAGGAAAGGCGATGCCACACCTTGA
- the LOC141013443 gene encoding protein Wnt-8a-like: protein MGPLDLLPLMVMSMCCCVHFASAWTVNNFLMTGPKAFLTYASSVQMGAQSGIHECKHQFEWERWNCPENTLQLSTHNGLRSATRETSFVHAISAAGVMYTLTKNCSMGDFDNCGCDDSRIGQTGGRGWIWGGCSDNVAFGEKISKQFVDALEGGHDSRAAVNLHNNEAGRLAIKATMRRACKCHGVSGSCSIQTCWMQLADFREVGNYLKTKFEHAKKLEMDKRPVRAGNSADNRGAIAHTFRSIARTELIYLEDSPDYCVKNQSLEYQGTEGRECLKGNKNMSQWERKSCRRLCYECGLRVVEKRIEVVSSCNCKFHWCCTVKCDRCTQVVTKYYCARRDGGRKPHNKTKRRHRGRRH, encoded by the exons ATGGGACCTCTGGATCTCCTTCCACTCATGGTCATGTCCATGTGCTGTTGTGTTCATTTTGCATCAGCTTG GACGGTGAATAACTTCCTCATGACTGGACCTAAG GCTTTCCTGACCTACGCCAGCAGTGTGCAAATGGGCGCACAGAGCGGAATACACGAGTGTAAACACCAGTTCGAGTGGGAGAGGTGGAACTGCCCAGAGAACACGCTCCAATTATCCACACACAACGGCCTCCGATCAG CCACAAGGGAGACTTCTTTTGTCCACGCAATCAGCGCGGCCGGAGTGATGTACACGCTCACCAAGAACTGCAGCATGGGAGACTTTGACAACTGCGGCTGCGATGACTCCAGAATCGGACAGACAG GTGGCAGAGGATGGATTTGGGGAGGCTGCAGTGATAACGTGGCGTTTGGAGAGAAGATCTCCAAACAGTTTGTGGACGCGCTCGAAGGTGGGCACGATTCGCGCGCAGCAGTCAACCTGCACAACAATGAGGCTGGCAGACTG GCAATTAAAGCTACCATGAGGAGAGCCTGTAAGTGTCACGGAGTGTCTGGGAGCTGCAGCATCCAAACCTGCTGGATGCAGCTGGCCGACTTCAGAGAGGTGGGCAACTACCTGAAGACGAAGTTCGAACACGCAAAGAAACTGGAGATGGACAAGAGGCCTGTGAGGGCCGGGAACAGCGCGGACAACAGGGGAGCCATCGCGCACACTTTCCGAAGCATCGCTCGGACGGAGCTCATTTACTTGGAGGATTCCCCGGATTACTGCGTCAAGAACCAGAGCCTGGAGTATCAGGGCACGGAGGGGCGCGAGTGTCTGAAGGGCAACAAGAACATGTCCCAGTGGGAGCGAAAGAGCTGCCGCAGGCTGTGCTATGAGTGCGGCCTCAGAGTGGTGGAGAAGCGCATCGAAGTCGTCAGCAGCTGCAACTGCAAATTCCACTGGTGCTGCACGGTGAAGTGTGACAGATGTACGCAGGTTGTTACTAAATATTACTGCGCGCGGAGAGACGGCGGGAGAAAACCGCATAATAAAACGAAGCGCAGGCACCGTGGGCGCCGGCACTGA
- the LOC141013462 gene encoding protein Wnt-8-like, with product MVHSLFWLLPLLYKMCPGHAWVASNFLMTGPKAYLTYARSVQVGALSGAEECKHQFAWDRWNCPDSATQLRGLRRATRETSFVHAISAAGVMYTLTRNCSLGDLDNCGCDVSTNGKIGGRGWLWGGCSDNVDFGERISKQYVDAQETGQDSRAAVNLHNNAAGRLAVKATLRRICRCHGMSESCSVQTCWTQLSDFREIGNYLKIKHSQAQKLDIDKKRMRAGNSADNRGAIVDAFGSIAPTELIYLEDSPDYCRRNTSLGLYGTEGRECVQHGDGLTQWERRSCRRLCHECGLRVEERRTEVVSSCNCKFHWCCTVNCEDCSQVIVKHVCARREGGDGLGYRRRHRGPK from the exons ATGGTGCATTCATTATTTTGGCTCCTGCCTCTTTTATACAAAATGTGTCCGGGACATGCTTG GGTTGCAAGTAACTTCCTTATGACGGGACCAAag GCCTATCTCACCTATGCAAGGAGCGTGCAGGTGGGCGCACTGAGTGGGGCTGAGGAGTGCAAACACCAGTTTGCGTGGGACAGATGGAACTGTCCCGACAGCGCGACCCAGCTCAGAGGACTGAGACGGG CCACCAGAGAGACTTCTTTCGTCCACGCCATCAGTGCAGCGGGGGTCATGTACACCCTGACCAGGAACTGTAGCCTGGGAGACCTCGACAACTGCGGCTGTGATGTCTCTACGAACGGAAAAATCG GCGGTCGTGGCTGGCTGTGGGGTGGCTGCAGTGACAACGTGGATTTCGGAGAGAGGATTTCCAAACAGTACGTGGACGCGCAGGAGACAGGTCAGGACTCCAGGGCTGCTGTCAACCTGCACAACAACGCAGCTGGCCGGCTG GCTGTGAAGGCAACGCTGAGGCGCATCTGTAGATGTCACGGCATGTCTGAGAGCTGCAGTGTGCAAACATGCTGGACGCAGCTGTCAGATTTCAGAGAAATCGGCAACTACCTGAAGATCAAGCACAGCCAAGCCCAGAAACTAGACATCGACAAGAAGCGCATGCGGGCAGGAAACAGCGCGGACAACCGAGGTGCCATCGTGGACGCGTTCGGCAGCATCGCCCCGACGGAGCTCATCTACCTGGAGGACTCCCCGGACTACTGCAGGAGGAACACCAGCCTGGGGCTGTACGGCACCGAGGGCCGGGAGTGTGTGCAGCACGGGGACGGTTTAACGCAGTGGGAGAGGCGCAGCTGCCGCAGGCTGTGTCATGAATGCGGCCTGAGGGTGGAAGAGAGGCGTACGGAGGTGGTGAGCAGCTGCAACTGCAAATTCCACTGGTGTTGCACGGTGAACTGTGAGGACTGCTCTCAGGTTATAGTGAAGCATGTGTGCGCCAGGAGGGAGGGCGGCGATGGGCTCGGCTACAGACGGAGACACCGGGGACCCAAATAA